From one Lycium ferocissimum isolate CSIRO_LF1 chromosome 7, AGI_CSIRO_Lferr_CH_V1, whole genome shotgun sequence genomic stretch:
- the LOC132063993 gene encoding UDP-galactose/UDP-glucose transporter 4-like — MKNNEEQALFLFGISLSTRPRWQQFLLCSSGFFFGYLVNGVCEELVYNKLQFSYGWYFTFVQGIVYVALIHFLNGFTPKQMVNPWRDYVKLSTVLMGSHGLTKGSLAFLNYPAQIMFKSAKVLPVMIMGAFVPGLRRKYPPHEYISAVLLVAGLILFTLADAQTSPNFSVIGVLMISGALIMDSFVGNYQEAIFKSNPNTTQMEMLYCSTIVGFPILFVAMIVTGELRVAWPSCAKHPYVYGVLVFEACATFVGQVSVLSLIALFGAATTTMITTARKAVTLLLSYMIFTKPLTEQHGTGLLLMSMCIIMKMLPENKPPQPRPQRTIPLQQTEKPREPEDNRFQIGTEEEEERKPLV, encoded by the exons atgaAGAATAATGAAGAACAAGCTTTGTTTTTATTTGGTATTTCACTTTCGACCCGACCCAGATGGCAACAGTTCCTTTTGTGTTCTTCTGGATTCTTCTTTGGTTATCTTGTTAATGGTGTTTGtgag GAACTTGTCTATAATAAGCTTCAATTCAG CTATGGATGGTACTTTACCTTTGTTCAAGGAATCGTTTATGTTGCTCTCATTCATTTCCTCAATGGTTTTACTCCAAAGCAAATGGTGAACCCATGGAGGGATTATGTTAAGCTCTCTACAGTTCTCATGGGCTCACATGGTTTAACCAAAGGGTCGTTGGCTTTCCTCAACTATCCAGCACAAATCATGTTCAAATCCGCCAAG GTCTTGCCTGTCATGATAATGGGGGCTTTCGTTCCCGGTTTGCGACGAAAATATCCACCCCATGAATATATATCGGCTGTACTCTTGGTAGCAGGCCTGATTCTTTTCACCTTGGCTGATGCACAAACCTCACCAAATTTTAGCGTAATCGGCGTGCTAATGATATCTGGTGCTTTGATTATGGATTCCTTCGTGGGGAATTATCAAGAGGCTATCTTCAAGTCGAATCCTAACACAACACAG ATGGAGATGCTCTACTGCTCAACAATTGTCGGCTTTCCTATCTTGTTTGTGGCTATGATTGTAACAGGAGAACTAAGGGTAGCATGGCCTTCATGTGCTAAG CATCCCTATGTTTACGGAGTCTTGGTGTTTGAAGCCTGCGCTACTTTCGTGGGGCAAGTGTCTGTCCTTTCCCTCATAGCATTATTTGGTGCTGCCACTACTACAATG ATTACAACTGCACGGAAGGCTGTAACATTATTGCTTTCATACATGATATTCACGAAACCTTTGACCGAACAACATGGTACTGGATTGCTGTTGATGTCTATGTGTATCATAATGAAGATGTTGCCTGAAAACAAGCCTCCGCAGCCTAGGCCGCAGAGAACTATCCCACTTCAACAAACTGAAAAACCACGCGAGCCTGAAGATAACAGATTTCAAATAGGCactgaagaggaagaagagagaaaaccTTTGGTGTAA
- the LOC132063991 gene encoding uncharacterized protein LOC132063991, translating into MAETNRNGGVSETATPLLRSIDGELESGRGNNGRPKEPWKGEVVKSIVYAGLDAIVTSFSLISSISAGHLSSVDVLVLGFANLVADGISMGFGDYVSSSTEKDVAAKERTVTEWDVINQHRPQKQELLRHYQELGMNDTDANTVVDIFSKYRDIMVDEKMATVKGLLPPDQADKPWKSGLITFVAFIVFGSAPLLAFIVLIPFTNNDTHKFIGACVFSAVALALLGIAKAKIAGQNYALSAGITLFNGLVAGAAAYGIGWALRNVAGLEE; encoded by the exons ATGGCGGAAACGAACAGGAATGGTGGAGTTAGTGAGACGGCAACGCCATTGCTGAGATCAATAGATGGAGAGTTGGAGAGTGGAAGGGGGAATAATGGGAGACCCAAAGAGCCATGGAAAGGGGAAGTCGTGAAGAGCATTGTGTATGCAGGGCTTGATGCCATTGTCACTTCTTTTTCCCTCATTTCTTCCATTTCTGCTGGCCATCTTTCTTCTG TTGATGTTTTGGTATTGGGTTTTGCTAATCTAGTAGCTGATGGAATATCTATGGGGTTTGGGGACTATGTGTCAAGCAGCACGGAGAAGGATGTCGCAGCCAAGGAGAGGACAGTTACTGAGTGGGATGTCATTAACCAACACAGGCCTCAGAAGCAGGAATTACTTCGACATTATCAGGAACTTGGAATGAATGATACTGATGCTAATACA GTGGTGGACATATTTTCCAAGTATAGGGACATAATGGTGGACGAGAAGATGGCAACAGTGAAAGGATTATTGCCACCAGATCAAGCTGACAAACCATGGAAGAGTGGACTAATCACGTTTGTTGCCTTCATCGTGTTCGGTAGTGCACCGCTTCTGGCATTCATCGTGCTCATCCCGTTCACAAACAATGACACGCACAAATTCATAGGTGCGTGTGTGTTTTCTGCAGTAGCCCTTGCACTGCTTGGGATAGCTAAGGCCAAGATTGCTGGTCAGAATTATGCACTTTCCGCAGGCATTACCCTTTTCAATGGACTCGTTGCTGGGGCTGCTGCATATGGTATTGGTTGGGCACTTAGGAATGTTGCTGGCTTGGAAGAATAA
- the LOC132063990 gene encoding uncharacterized protein LOC132063990 encodes MAERNMNGGFTPLLEERPKEPWKGGEVVKSIMCAGPDAIVTSFSLVSSISATHHSSVGVLVLGFANLLADGITKGFGDFVSSRTQRDVSPKKRSATEWDVINQHSPQKQGLLQQYQALGMDVTDANTVVNIFAKYRDIMVDKKMATDKGSLPQEEVEKPWRNGLITCAAFVLCGCAPLLAFIVLIPFTHNNTHKFVGASVFSAVVLALLGIAKAKIAGQSCLLPAALTLLNGAIAGAVAYGIGWTLRNVARLED; translated from the exons ATGGCGGAAAGGAACATGAATGGTGGATTTACACCACTGCTGGAAGAAAGACCGAAAGAGCCATGGAAAGGAGGAGAGGTAGTGAAGAGCATAATGTGTGCAGGGCCAGATGCCATCGTCACTTCTTTCTCCCTCGTTTCTTCCATCTCTGCCACCCATCATTCTTCTG TTGGTGTTTTAGTGTTGGGTTTTGCTAATCTATTGGCTGATGGAATAACGAAGGGCTTTGGGGATTTTGTGTCCAGCAGAACTCAAAGGGATGTATCTCCCAAGAAGAGATCAGCCACTGAGTGGGATGTCATCAACCAACACAGTCCCCAGAAGCAGGGATTACTTCAACAGTATCAAGCACTTGGAATGGATGTTACTGATGCTAATACT GTGGTGAACATATTTGCTAAGTATAGGGACATAATGGTGGACAAGAAGATGGCAACTGATAAAGGATCATTGCCTCAAGAGGAGGTTGAGAAACCATGGCGGAATGGGCTAATAACGTGTGCTGCCTTCGTTTTATGTGGCTGTGCCCCTCTTCTGGCATTCATTGTGCTCATCCCATTCACGCACAATAACACACACAAATTCGTAGGTGCATCTGTGTTTTCTGCTGTTGTGCTTGCACTACTAGGTATTGCCAAGGCCAAGATTGCAGGTCAGAGTTGTCTTCTCCCTGCGGCCCTCACCCTTTTGAATGGAGCCATTGCTGGGGCTGTTGCCTATGGTATTGGTTGGACACTTAGGAATGTAGCTAGGCTAGAAGACTGA